The Amycolatopsis solani genome segment CGTACAGCACGTCCGGGTCCACTTCGACCGCCGGGTGCCGGCGGGCCAGTTCGGGGGCCGCCGCCCAGTGGGTCGTCGCACGCAGGCCGTCGAGCAGGCCCGTCTCCGCCAGGATGAACGCGCCCGAGCAGATCGACGCGATCCGCGCGCCCCGCCCGGCCGCCGCGCGCAGCGCCGTCACCACCGGCTCGGGCACCGGCGGGTTCGCCGAGCGGCCCGGGACGACGATCGTGTCCGCGGTGGCCAGCCCGGTCAGGTCCCACGGGGGCCGCAGCGTGAACGCCCCCGCGTCGATCTCGGGCGCCGGGCCGCAGATGCGGACCTCGTACGCCGGCGCGCCGTCCGGCAGCCGGGTTCGCGAGAAGGTCTCGATGGGCGTCGCCAGGTCGAACGGGACGACCTGGTCCAGCGCGAGAACGGCCACGGTGTGCATGGCACCACGATAGATCGTCCACTAAGGACGGAGACTGGCCAGCATCAGGTTCGCGAAGTGCTCGCCGACCTGCTCCCCCGACAGCTCGCCGTCGGCGTGGTACCACATGCCGAGCCGGTGGATGGCGCCGAAGTGGTAGTTGATCACCAGGTCGGCCGGGACGTCGGCGCGGAACACCCCCGCCCGCTGCCCTTCGGCGACCAGGTCGCGCACGCGCTCGTGGTAGGTCCGCCGCTCGGCGCGCACCTGGACCTGCTTGGACTTCTCCAGCAGCGGGAACGACTGGAAGAACACGGTGGCCGCGTCCAGGTCCGCGATGCTCGTCACGACGACGTCGACGATGATCGCGTGCAGCCGCTCCGGCAGCGGCAGCTCGGACTTCGCGATCGTCTCCATCCGCCGCGTCTGCATCCGCAGCATCGCCGCGTAGATCTCGAAGAGCAGGTCGTCCTTGGACTCGAAGTAGTGGTAGAGACCACCCTTGGTGACGCCGGCCGCCTCGACGATCTCGCGGACCGTCGTCGCCTCGAAGCCCTTCTCGGCGAACAGCCGGACCGCCGCCCGCACGACCTTCTCCCTGACCGTCATGTCGCCACCCTATGTGAGCAGGGGGGCCGGCCCGCGGCAGCGCCGCGGACCGGCCCGTTCCTCACTTGCCCAGCAGGTTCACCTGCTCCGGGGTGGCGCGTTCACCGGTGTACGCCGTGATGGCCCCGGTACCCCGGTCGGTGACCGACGGTGGCTGGATGACCGCCGTCGTGGTGTCCGGGTTGATCTTGAAGACGTACGCGCCGGTGTAGCCGGCGTGCGACTCCTTCGAGAACCCGAACGGTGTCAGGCCCGGGCCCTTGAGCGACCCCGAGCTCATCGCTTCGACGAGCTTCTGCCGCGTCGGGTCCGGCCCGGCGGCCTTGAGCGCCTGCGCGAACGTGTAGGCCTGCACCATGCCGAACAGGACCGTGTTCGTGAACGGCTCCTTCGGGATGTACTTGTCGTGGATGCCCTTGAAGTAGGCGACCCACGGGTCGGACGTCTGGGCGACGTCCGGCAGGTAGCCGGTGCCGATCAGGCCGGCCAGCAGCTGCCCGCTGGAGACGCTGGCGCCGCCGCGCTTGGCGAAGTCCTGGAGCAGCCCGGACAGCGTCGCCGGGTCGGCGCCGATGCTGCTGACCACGAACTGCGGCTTGTACCCGATCTTCGCCGCGGCCAGGATCGACAACGCGGTGAACGCCGGGATGCACGCGCAGACGACGACCTCGGCGCCGGCCGCCTTCAACGCCGACAGCTGCGGCGTGACGTCGGTGTTCGCGCTGTCGTAGCCCTGCCGGACGACGGTCTGGTCCTTGACGAACTGGTCCAGCCCGGCCTGGGTGTCGCGGCCGACGTCGTCGTTCTGGGTGAAGTAGCCGACCTTCTTGCCCGCGAAGGTGTCCTTGATGTACTTCCCCTGGATCTTGCCTTCGCGCGTGTAGTCCACCTGGTAGCCGAAGGTCATCGGCGCCTTCTGCGGGTTGTCCCAGGCCAGTGCGCCGGACGAGACCAGCAGGTCCGGCACGCCCTCGGTGGTGAGGTAGTCGACGACCTTCGAGTGCGTCGGCGTGCCCAGGCCGCCGACGATCGCGAACACCTTGTCCTGCAGGACGAGCTTCTTCACCACCTCGACGGTCTTCGTCGGGTTGTAGCCGTCGTCCTCCACGTGATAGTCGATCTTGCGCCCGTTGACGCCGCCGCCGTCGTTGATCGCCTGGTAGACCGCGCGGGCGCCGACGGAGATCTTGCTGTACCCCGGCGCGGCCGGGCCGGTCAGCGGCTGGTGGGTGCCGATCACGACGGCGTCCTTGGTGACGCCGACGGCCGAGTCCGCGGCCTGCTGACCGCCGCCGCCGCTCTCCCCCGCGCCGCCGCACGCGGTCAGCGCCAAGGCGAGGGCGAGGAAACCCGCGCCGTACCTAGTGGTTCTCATGGTTCTCCTTCTTTTCGGCGGGTCGGCGGAGCAGCCCGCGCAGCCGGTGGAAGCCGCCCTGGATGCCGCGCGGGAAGGCGAGCACGACGACGATGAGGATCACGCCGTACACCGCGAGCGGGAGGTTGTTGGCCACGTCGGTGTTCAGGTGCAGCACGTCGGCGAGGTCTTCGGACCAGGCCTGGAAGTACACGAGCGCGACCGCGCCCCACAGCGCGCCCCACAGGGACCCGAGCCCGCCCAGCACCACGGCCGCCAGCAGGCTCAGCGACAGCGCGGGCGTGAACGACCCCGGCGCGGCGGTGCCGAGCAGGAACGCCTGCAGGCCACCGGCGAGCCCGCCGCACACCGCGCTGACCAGGAACGCGAGGATTTTCGTCCGCCCGACGGCGATCCCGCTCAGCGACGCGGCGACCTCGTCGTCGCGGACCGCGCGGAAGTCGCGCCCGAGCCGCCCGCGGACGATGTTGACCACCAGCACCAGCGCGATGAGCACGCTGAGCCAGACGATCCACGTCTGCCACCGCAGTTCCGGGACGGCACCGACCACAGCGGACGGTCTGCTGTGGACGGTGAAGCTCAACCCGTTGCTGCCGCCGAGGAAGTCCGGGAACCGGCGGGTCAGCGCGGGCAGGCCGACGGCCAGCGCGAGCGTCGCCCCGGCCAGGTACGGCCCGCGCAGCCGGGCCGCGGCGGCCCCGGCCAGCAGCCCGGCGAGCCCGCCCGCGGCCGAAGCCAGCAGCAGGTCGGCCCACAGCGGGAACGACGGCACCTTGTTCACCAGCAGCGCCACCGTGTACGCGCCGATGAACATGAACGCGCCGTGGCCCAGCGAAACCTGCCCGGTGAGCCCGGTCAGCAACGTCAGCCCCGCCACCGCGATCAGGTAGTAGCCGATCGTCGCGATCCGCAGGTTGGTGAACTCGTCGGTCACCAGCGTCAGCAGGACGACGACGGCGAAGGCGGCCAGCGCGAAGAACACGCGGCGGACCAGCGGCGGCAGCACGCGCTTCCTTTCCGGTGCGGTCACGCTGGTTCGCGGCAAACTGGTGCGCACGCTCATACCCGCCTCGCCTTCGCCCGGCCGAACAACCCGCTCGGGCGCACGGAAAGCACGATCACCAGGATCGCCAGCGCCGCGATCGTCACCATCTCCGGTCCGAAGTAGCCGGACACATAGGACAGTCCGACGCCGAGGACGAACCCGCCGGCGATGGTGCCCAAGGGGTTGTCGAGGCCGCCGAGCACGGCCGCGGTGAGCGCGTAGACGAAGACGCCGTCCAGCACGTTCGGGAAGAGGAACGGTGGCGTGGCGAGCAATCCGGCCAGCGAGCCGACGGCCGCCGCCATGCCCCAGCCGGCGGTGAGCATCAGCCCGACCCGCACGCCGAGGATGCGTGCGACGTCCGGCGCGAACGCCGCCGCGCGCATCCGCAGGCCCAGCGGCGTGTACTTGAACACGACGAGGACCAGCGCGGCGATGGCGAGCACGACCAGCACGACGAACAGGTCGTTGGCGGAGAACCGGCCGCGGAAGTCGAAGGCGTAGGGGAACGCCAGCGGCTCGTTGGACCAGATCATGCCCGCGATCGCCTGCAGCACCAGCAAAAGGCCGAGCGTGACGATGATCGAGCTCAGCTCGGAGCGGTGCCGCAGCGGCCGGATCAGCAGCCGTTCGGTGGCGACGCCCAGCACGGTCCCGGCGACGATCGCGACGGCGAACCCGAGCCAGTAGCTGCCCGTCGCCTTCGTCACCGAGTACGCGAGGTACGTCGAGATCAGCGCGAGGGCGGGCTGCGCGAAGTTCACCACCCGGGTGGCCCGGTAGATGATGACCAGGGCGAGCCCGAGCGCCGCGTACACCGCGCCGGCCGAGATCCCGCCGAGGGTCAGGTCGAAGAAGTCTTGCATGCCGGACCGTTCACCTCCGTTTTGGACGCCTCAGAAGCCGAGGTAGGCGTGGCGCAGGCCGTCGTCGGCCAGCAGTTCCGCCGCGGTGTCGACGGCGACGACCTTGCCGAGCGCGAGCACGTACCCGCGGTCGGCGATGGACAGCGCGCTGTGCGCGTTCTGCTCGACGAGCACGACGGTCAGCCCGGTCGAAGCCCGCAGGTCGCGCAGGATCCCCATGATCCGCGCGGTGATCAGCGGCGCGAGCCCCAGCGACGGCTCGTCCAGCAGCAGGAGCGCGGGCCTGCTCATCAGCGCGCGGCCGATGGCGAGCATCTGCCGTTCACCGCCCGAGAGCGTCGACGCGGGTTTCGCCGAACGTTCCGCCAGCGGCGGGAAAAGCTCGTAGACCTCGTTGCGCGCGGCGGCCCGATCGGCGCGGTCGCGCCGCCACAGCGCCCCCAGCCGGAGGTTCTCGTCGACGGTCAGCTCGGTGATCACGCCGCCGCCTTCGGGCACGTGCGCGACCCCGCCGCGGGCGATCCGGTCCGGCGCCCGCCCGGTGAGTTCCGTGCCGTCCCAGGTGATCCGCCCTTCGCGGGCGGGCTGCAGGCCGCTGATCGTGCGCAGCAGTGTGGTTTTGCCGGCCCCGTTCGCCCCGAGCACGGCGGTGATCCCGCCCCGCTCGACGCGGATGCCGACGCCGTCGAGCGCGCGGACGGCGCCGTAGGCCACGGAAAGGCCGTCGATCTCAAGCACGGGGCGCCTCCTCGGCGGGGTCGCCGAGGTAGGCCTCGGTCACACGGGGGTCGGCCTGGATCTCGGCCGGCGTGCCCGCCGCGATCACCTCGCCGAAGTTCAGCACCACGACCCGGTCGCAGACCTGCATGACCAGGTCCATGTGGTGTTCGACGAGCACGACCGCCATGTGCCGCCGCAGCGAAAGGATCAACGTCGACAGCTCGACGAGCTCGGCGGCCGAGAGCCCGCTCGCCGGTTCGTCGAGCAGGAGCAGGTCGGGTTCCGCCACGAGCGCCCGCGCCAGCGCGACGCGTTTCCGCACCCCGTAAGGCAGAACGCCGGGCAACCGGTCGGCGAGGTCGGCGATCCCCAGCTCCCCCAGCGTCGCCCGAGCCCGCCCGGCGAGGTCGGCCTCGTCGCGCGCGGACCGCCCGGCCCCGGCGAGCGCCGGGAGTACCCCGGTCTTGGCGTGCCGTCCCGCACCCGCCATCACGTTTTCCAGCACGGTCAAGCCCGGGAACAGGCCGAGGCCCTGCAACGTCCGCACGATCCCGAGCCCGGCGAGGTGTTCCGGGCGCTGCCGGACGAGCGGTTCCCCGCGCCACAGCACGCGACCCGCCTGCGGCCGCACGAACCCGCAGATGACGTTGAAGAGCGTCGTCTTGCCCGCACCGTTGGGCCCGATCACCCCGACGACGGTCCCGGCGTCGACGCTCAGCCGCACGTCGCGCAGGGCCGTGAGACCCCCGAAGCGGACGGTGAGGCCGTCCACCACGAGCAGGTCCTCCCCGAGAAGCGTCATCGATGACTCTCCTGTCTCACCATGTGGACCGACCCGTACCGCGCGGTCGGTATGAAGAGGGTGGAGTGCGGCGGCGGTGAAGTCAAGGTGCGGAGCGGGGAAAGCGGTGCGGTCCGGAAATTTCACAAAGCGGACGCGCGGCGGTGGTCGGCACCGTGGACGGGCGGGCCGGTTCGGGGGTGGGGCGGCGGGTTGCGCGAGGGTCGCGAATGACTCATTCGGGACCGCAGAGGTCGCGAATGAGTCATTCGCGACCGTGGAGGCCCCCGGCTGACACGAGGTCGCGCGGGTTCCGCCTGAGCCGCGCGGAGCCGCGCCGGTCGCGCCCCGGGCGGGTCGCGAGGGTCGCGAGGCCACGCGAGTCAGGCAAAGCCGCCCGGATCGAGCAAAGCTGCGCGGGTCACACCGGCCGAGCAACGTCGCCAATGACTCATTCGGGACCACACACGTCCCGAATGAGTCATTCGCGACCTCCGCGACCAGGCAGCCAAGCCGCCGGGCATGCCGAACGGGCGGGCGCACCGAGGCACACCCGCCCGTCCGCTAACCCCGGCCTCAGCCGGTACTGGCCTGCGGAGCGATCATCGACGAAGCGTCGATCTTCGTCTGCACCACACCCAGCTGCTGCAACAGGTCCGGCACCCGCTGGATCCGGCGGGCGTCCAACGTGGACCCGAACGCGGGCATCACCATCAGGCTCGCGATGTCCTGGTCCACCCGGGCGTTCTTGACGACCAGCGGCTCCACCCGGGCACGGTCCACCGCGGCGCGGGTGGCGTTGGCCATCGCGCGCTGGAACGCGGCCAGCGTCTTGGGGTGGTCCCTGGCCCACTGGGCGGTCGCGCCGTAGCCGGTCAGGGGGAACGACTGGGTGCTGCCGCTGGCGGCGTCGATCACCGGGAACGCGCCGGCCGTGCGGGCGGACTGGGTGAGGAACGGTTCCGGCTGGTAGGCGGCGTCGACCCGGCCCGCCGCCAGTGCGGCGCCCATCTCCGGCAGGGGCATCGGGACCCACGTCACCTTGGCGGCGTCGATGCCGTGGTCGCGCATCACCGACCGGGTCAGCACGTCGGACGCTGCGTTCTTCGAGCTGATCGCGATCCGCTTGCCGCCGAGGTCGTTCACGGTCTTCACCGGCGAGTTCGGCACGGTGACGACCTCGTTGCTGCGCGGGCTCGCCGAGGTCGCGTCGGCGACCAGCTTCACGTCCGCGCTGCCGCTGCTCTTCGCCAGGAAGAACAGCGTGTAGGTGGACAGCGCGAGGTCGTCCTTGCCCTCCACCATGCGGGTCAGCGTGTCCTGGCCACTGGCGCCGATGTCGGTCTGCACCTCGAGGCCTTCGGCCTTGAAGTAGCCGCCTTCCTGCGCCAGCCACAGGGTGGCGAGGTCGACGGTGGTGAGGATGGCGACCCGGATGGACGGTTTTTCGACGCCGCCGCCGGTCTTGGTCCCGCCGAGCTGGCTGCACCCGCTCAGCAGCAGGGCGGCGACGGCCAGGACGGCGAACCGGCGGCTCGAGGCGCGTCTGGGCATGGCACTCCTCGGGAAAGAATCCTTCTGCACGTGGAATCCGGCGGTTGAGCCGTGATTCGCCGGACTGTAGATGACGATTTCCGCAGCCGCAATCACGTTGCCCAGAATTGGGGGCCCGATGATCACTTGTGGAAACAAACCCACGAAGAACCCGCACACAGCGTGATCGTTGTACGCCATCCGGCCGAGCGCACTGGGACGTCTGATCGTCACCGGCACTGCTCCGAAGGCGTAAATCGCGGACACCGTAACGAACCGGATCACCGCGGAGACTCTGGGCGGCAAAGAGGGTGGAAACGATGAACGAATGGAAGTACCGGCCGCCGCTGTTGTCACCGCGGTTCGGCCACGACGTGGCGGCCGTCGGCGGCGACGTCTTCGTGCTCGGCGGCACCGACGGCACCGTCGGCTACAGCTCGGTCGAGACCCGCCACGCCCGCGGCGACGGCGAGTGGCATTACGTCAGCCCGATGCCCGTGCCGCGCGGCAACTTCGCGACCGGGGTGGTCGGCGGGATCGTCTACGCCGCCGGGGGAATCGGTCCCGGCGGGGCCGCGCTGGACGCGGTCGACCGCTACGACCCGGCACGCGACGAGTGGCACCCGGCCCCCGCGCTGCCGGTCCCGCTGGCCGCGGCCTCGGGCGCCGGGCTGGACGGCCGGTTGTACGTCGCGGGCGGCATCGTCGGGGACGCCGACCCGGACGAGCACGCCACCGACGCCGTGCACGTGCTGGACCCGGCCGACCCCCGCCCGCACTGGGTGCCGGTGGCGCCGATGCCGACCCCGCGGGCGCGGTTCCGGCTCGTGGCCACGGAAACGCACCTGTACGCGATCGGCGGCCTGCCGAGCCGCGCGCAGGACGCCCTCGCCTCGGTGGAGCGGTACTGCCCGAAGTCCGACCGCTGGGAAGCCGTGACCCCCACGCACAAGCGCCGCGGCGCGCCCGGCGCGGCGGTGGTGGGCGACAAGATCGTCGTCGTCGGCGGGGGCCCGGCTCCGGTCGACGACCCGATCGCCCGCGACCGCACGGCCGAGGTCTTCGACACCGGGACGGGCTACTGGGTGCTCCTGGGCACCCTGCTCCCCCACGGCCGGTCCTCACTGGTCTGCGCGGCGGCGTCGGCCCAGCGGATCCTCGCGATCGGCGGCAGCGCGAACACCTACGGCAGCGTCGTCACGATCCCGGACGTGCTGTCGTTGAAGCTGCCGTGACGGCGAACCGGCGCAGCCCGGGCGTGCCGGCCCCGACCGCCACCACCGCGGCGACGCACAGGAGACCGCCGCTGACCAGCGCGAACGTTCCCGAAGCGACGCCCGCCACCAGCCCGCCGCGCAGGTTGCCGACGTCCGGGCCCGCCTGCCCGACGATCTGCTCCGCCGCCGCCACCCGGCCGAGCAGCGCGTCCGGCGTGTTCAGCTGGACCAGCGCGCCGCGCGAAACGACCGAGACCGTGTCCGCCGCGCCCGCCAGCACCAGGCACGCCAGCCCGAGCCACGGGCTCGGCGCCAGCCCGAACACCGTCAGCGCGACACCCCACGCCGCCGAGCCGGCGAGCATCACCAGCCCCGGCCGCGGCAGCCGGGTGAACGCCCCCGAGAACACCGACGCCGCCACGCCGCCGACCGCGATGGCCGAGAGGAACAAGCCCAGCGTGCGCGGGTCGCCACCGAAGTGCTCCTCGTTGACCAGCGGGAACAGGCTGATCGGCATCGACAGAACGGTCGCGGCGAGATCGGTGAGCAGTGCCCCGCGGACGACCGGCGTCCGGACCAGGAACGCCAGGCCGTCGAGGACGCCGTGCAGTCCCGGCCGCGACGGCTCGCCGTCCGGGCGCATCGGGGGCAGGCCGAAGACGCCGTAAAACGCCAGCCCGAACGTCAGCGCGTCGACGACATAGCAGCCGCCGACGCCGAGCCAGCCGAGCAAGAGCCCGCCGAGCGCCGGGCCCAGCAACATGGCGCCCTGGAAGGCGATGCGGTCCAGCGCGAGCCCCGCGGGCAGTTGCTCCGGCGGCAGCAGCCGCGGGATGAAGGTGCGCCCGGCCGGCCCGCCTCCCGCGACGAAGCACGACTGGACGGCGACCAGCCCCAGCACCAGGAGCACCGGCGCACCGCCGACGATCCCCTGCACGGCCAGGAGCACCGAACAGCCCGCCTGCCCCGCCGTCGTGACGAGGGCGAACTTCCGCCGGTCGACGCGGTCCACGAGCGTCCCGGCGAACAACCCGAACACGATGACCGGCAGGGCCTGCGCGAGCCCGACGGCACCGGTCCACACGGTGCTGCCGGTCTGCTCCCAGACCTGGAACATCACGGCGACGAGCGTCATCTGGCCGCCGAAGCCGGAGAAGACGCGGCCCAGCCAGAGCCGCCGGAACGCCGGGGAAGCGCGCAGCGGGGAGATGTCGACGAGGGCTCGGCGCACGAAGCAAACTATAACAGCGCTTATACGTTTCCTGGGCCGGTAGTGAAGGGAAGTGGTTTGGAAGTCGCGTCCGGCAGCATCTGCCGCACCCCGAACGCAAGAGGAGTCACCATGAGAGCCGGTGCAATCCAGGCCGTCATCGGCACGGCCGTCCTGGGGGCGGTCGTCCTCGCACCCCCCGCCGAAGCGGCCGGAACCGGGGCCCAGACGGTGGCGGCGAGCTGCACCGCGGGCCCGTTCCGCGGCACCGTCTCGGTCACCTACCAGCCGGTCGGCACGACCGAGTACCACCCGGGCGTCGCCACCATCGGCGGCGGCCCGTACATCGGCGACTCGGCGACGTTCGTCCTCGACGTCTCCTACGTCGACGCGGGCGCCCCCAAGACCGTCTACGCCGGCACGTTCACCGGCCAGGCGGGCACGAAGCTGAGCGTCCACCTGCCCGACGACGTCAAGGTCCCGGTGGACGCCCCGAGCTACGCCTCCGTCGCGTTCGACGGCGGCGCGAGCCCCTGCACGGCCAGGGCGGAGATCAGGTAGGCCGACCGCAGGACGGCGTCGCGCAGCAGCGCGGCGCTGTCCTGGGCCCGCGCCGGGACCAGCACGAACCCGGCGCTCGTGTGCTCGCCCCAGCCGGTCATCACGTGCGGCTCGCCGAACCCGCGGATCGGGCACGGCAGCGGGGGCGCCGCCGGCACGTGCGCGTCGCTGACCAGCAGGCTCACGTCGGCGCGCGCCGCCTGCTCCGGCACCGCGCGCGCGGCCCGGTCCGGTGGTGCCTGGTGCGCGACGACGAGCGCCCGCGGAACCCCCAGTCCCGCGGCCACCCGCCGCTGCGCCAGCCGGTAGGCGACCAGCGCGCCGAGCCCCGCACCGAACAGCACGTGCGGCCCGGCGAGCACGCCGGCCAGTTCCGCGGACAGCGACTCGACGAGCAGCCACATGTCCCGGTACGGGTGCTCGTCGTGGCGCTCGCCCCGCCCGGGCAGCTCGACGACGTGCACCGCGATCCTCGGGTCGCGCCAGGCCCGGTAGCGGCCGGCGGCCTCACCGGCGTCCGGGAAACAGACGAACAGCAAGCGCTCCGGATCATCGGTGTCCACCCGTGGCCTCCCTTCCAACGTGTCCGCGGTTGCCAATCCGGCCTAAAGCAGGCCGGCCCATCAGCGGCGCGCAACCGTCGCCGCCCAAGTCATCCGGCCGTGACTGTGGTCGGATTGGCAACGATCGGCACAAGTAGGGTCGTCGATGGCACTTCCGTTCCGCTTCGGTCCGCCTTCTGGGGGCAACACGTGCGCTACCGCCTGCTCGGGCCGGTCACGGTCCTCGGCGACACGGGTGCGTTCCGGCCCGGTGGCCAGAAACAGACGTCCGTACTGGCCGCGCTCCTGCTCAACCCGAACCGGGTGGTCACCGAAGACCGCCTCATCGACCTGACCTGGGGCGAAAACGCGCCGCCGAGCGTCCGCGGGCGGCTCCAGGTGCACATCTCGGAGCTGCGGAAGCTCCTCGGCCGCGACGTCATCGTGCGGCGGGCGCCCGGCTACGTCATCGAGGTCGCGCCCGGTGACCGGGACCTCGACGTCTTCGACGACGAGGTCGCGCAGGCCAGGGCCACCGCCGGGCCGGACGCCGTCGCGCACCTGCGTGCCGCGCTCGCGCTGTGGGAGGGCACCCCGCTCGGCGGCGTGAGCGAAGCGCTGGCCGAGCACGAAGGCCCGGCGCTCGCCGAACGGCGGCTCGTCGTGCTGGAGGAGCTGTACGAGCAGGAACTGGCGTCGGGGCGGCACGCCGAAGTCGTCGGCGAGCTGCGGCAGCTGGTCGAAGAGCACCCCTTCCGCGAACGGCTGCGCGCCGCGCTGATGCTCGCGCTGCACCGCTGCGGCCGCACGCCCGAAGCGCTCGAGACGTACACGCGGGCGCACGACCTGCTCGTCGACGAGCTGGGCATCGAACCGGGCCAGGCCCTGCAGGACCTGCGGATGCGGATCCTGCGGGGCGAAGGCGAGCCGGCTCCGGCGCCCGTCGCGGCCCCGGTCGCGCCGCGGCCGGCCGAGCTGCCGCTGGACGTCCGCGGGTTCGCCGGCCGCGCCCCGGAACTGGCCACGCTCGACGAACCCGGCGACGTCTGGGTGATCACCGGCACCGCGGGCGTCGGCAAGACCGCGCTCGCCGTGCACTGGGCCCACACCGCGCGGGCGCGCTACCCCGACGGCCAGCTGTACGTGAACCTGCGCGGCTTCGACGCCGACGACGAGCCGCTCACCCCCGCCGCCGCGCTCGCGCAGCTGCTGCGCACGCTCGGCGTCGACCTGCGGGACGTGCCGCCGGGCCTCGACGACCAGAGCAAGCTCTACCGCTCGCTGCTGGCCGACCGGCAGGCTCTGGTCGTGCTCGACAACGCCCGTGACGCCGCGCAGGTGCTGCCGCTGCTGCCGTCGTCGGGCCGGGTGCTGGTGACCAGCCGCCACCGGCTCGACGAGCTGGTCGCCCGCACCGGCGCCCGGTCGCTGGGCCTGGCGCAGCTGCGCGAAGACGACTCCCAGGCGCTGCTGACCGCGTTGCTCGGCGACCGGACCAGCGCCGAGCCGGAGGCGGCGGCCGAGCTGGCCCGGCTCTGCGGCCACCACCCGCTGGCCCTGCGGATCGCCGCGGCCAACACCGGGGTGGCCAGCATCGGCGAGCTGGTCGACGAGCTGCGCGGCGACCCGCTGGCCCAGCTCGGCTTCGACGGCGCCGAGGAAAGCGCCGTCGCCAAGGCGTTTTCGGTGTCCTACCAGGCGCTGGCGCCCGGGCTGCGGCAGGCGTTCCGGCTGCTCGCGCTGGTGCCGGGCGCGGACTTCACGCCGATCGCCGTGGCCGCGCTGCTGGAAGTGCCGCCCGAGGAGGCGGCGCGGCGGATCCGCGGGCTGGCCGCGGCGAACCTCCTGGAGGCGCACGCGCCCCGCCGCTACCGGTTCCACGACCTCGCCCGCCGCTACGCCGAGCAGTGCGTCCGGGCCGAAGAGGACGAAGCCGCGCGCGAAGGGGCATGGGAGCGGCTGTTCACCGGCTACTGCGCGGCCGCCGACGCCGCGGTCGCGCTGCTCGGCGCGCGGATCGTCTCGCTGCCCCGCGAGGACGCCCCGGCGGCGCCGAGCCCGATCGCGTTCGCCGACGCCGCGGCCGCCGTGGCCTGGCTCGACGTCGAGGTCCCGAACCTGTCGGCGGCGCTGCGGCAGGCCGCGACGCGCGGGCCGTACCCCGGCGCCTGGTACCTGGCCGACGCGTTGCGGCGGTTCTTCCACGACCACGGCCGCCGCGCGGAGTGGCTGGAACTGGCCCCGATCGTCCTGCGCGCGGCCCGCGACCATGGCGCCCGGCCGGCCGAGGCGCTGGTCCACCTGTCCATCGGCGGCGCGTACTTCCGCGAAGGCCAGCACGAGGCGGGCATCCGGCATTCGGAGAAGGCGGTGCTGGCCAGCCGGGCGTGCGGCTGGCGCGAGTGCGAGGCGACCGCCGTCGCGAACCTGGGCTCGATGCTGGAGTGGACCGGCCGGCTGTCGGAGGCCGTCGAGCACAGCCGCCGCGCGATCCAGCTGTTCCGCGAACTCGGCAACCGGTCGGGTGAGGCGCTCGCGCTGAACTCGCTGAGCTGCCACTACCGCCAGCTGGGCCGGCTGGAGCAGGCGGAGGACTGCCTGGTCGAAGCGATCGCGCTGGCCCG includes the following:
- a CDS encoding TetR/AcrR family transcriptional regulator, yielding MTVREKVVRAAVRLFAEKGFEATTVREIVEAAGVTKGGLYHYFESKDDLLFEIYAAMLRMQTRRMETIAKSELPLPERLHAIIVDVVVTSIADLDAATVFFQSFPLLEKSKQVQVRAERRTYHERVRDLVAEGQRAGVFRADVPADLVINYHFGAIHRLGMWYHADGELSGEQVGEHFANLMLASLRP
- a CDS encoding ABC transporter substrate-binding protein; amino-acid sequence: MRTTRYGAGFLALALALTACGGAGESGGGGQQAADSAVGVTKDAVVIGTHQPLTGPAAPGYSKISVGARAVYQAINDGGGVNGRKIDYHVEDDGYNPTKTVEVVKKLVLQDKVFAIVGGLGTPTHSKVVDYLTTEGVPDLLVSSGALAWDNPQKAPMTFGYQVDYTREGKIQGKYIKDTFAGKKVGYFTQNDDVGRDTQAGLDQFVKDQTVVRQGYDSANTDVTPQLSALKAAGAEVVVCACIPAFTALSILAAAKIGYKPQFVVSSIGADPATLSGLLQDFAKRGGASVSSGQLLAGLIGTGYLPDVAQTSDPWVAYFKGIHDKYIPKEPFTNTVLFGMVQAYTFAQALKAAGPDPTRQKLVEAMSSGSLKGPGLTPFGFSKESHAGYTGAYVFKINPDTTTAVIQPPSVTDRGTGAITAYTGERATPEQVNLLGK
- a CDS encoding branched-chain amino acid ABC transporter permease; protein product: MTAPERKRVLPPLVRRVFFALAAFAVVVLLTLVTDEFTNLRIATIGYYLIAVAGLTLLTGLTGQVSLGHGAFMFIGAYTVALLVNKVPSFPLWADLLLASAAGGLAGLLAGAAAARLRGPYLAGATLALAVGLPALTRRFPDFLGGSNGLSFTVHSRPSAVVGAVPELRWQTWIVWLSVLIALVLVVNIVRGRLGRDFRAVRDDEVAASLSGIAVGRTKILAFLVSAVCGGLAGGLQAFLLGTAAPGSFTPALSLSLLAAVVLGGLGSLWGALWGAVALVYFQAWSEDLADVLHLNTDVANNLPLAVYGVILIVVVLAFPRGIQGGFHRLRGLLRRPAEKKENHENH
- a CDS encoding branched-chain amino acid ABC transporter permease; its protein translation is MQDFFDLTLGGISAGAVYAALGLALVIIYRATRVVNFAQPALALISTYLAYSVTKATGSYWLGFAVAIVAGTVLGVATERLLIRPLRHRSELSSIIVTLGLLLVLQAIAGMIWSNEPLAFPYAFDFRGRFSANDLFVVLVVLAIAALVLVVFKYTPLGLRMRAAAFAPDVARILGVRVGLMLTAGWGMAAAVGSLAGLLATPPFLFPNVLDGVFVYALTAAVLGGLDNPLGTIAGGFVLGVGLSYVSGYFGPEMVTIAALAILVIVLSVRPSGLFGRAKARRV
- a CDS encoding ABC transporter ATP-binding protein, which gives rise to MLEIDGLSVAYGAVRALDGVGIRVERGGITAVLGANGAGKTTLLRTISGLQPAREGRITWDGTELTGRAPDRIARGGVAHVPEGGGVITELTVDENLRLGALWRRDRADRAAARNEVYELFPPLAERSAKPASTLSGGERQMLAIGRALMSRPALLLLDEPSLGLAPLITARIMGILRDLRASTGLTVVLVEQNAHSALSIADRGYVLALGKVVAVDTAAELLADDGLRHAYLGF
- a CDS encoding ABC transporter ATP-binding protein, which codes for MTLLGEDLLVVDGLTVRFGGLTALRDVRLSVDAGTVVGVIGPNGAGKTTLFNVICGFVRPQAGRVLWRGEPLVRQRPEHLAGLGIVRTLQGLGLFPGLTVLENVMAGAGRHAKTGVLPALAGAGRSARDEADLAGRARATLGELGIADLADRLPGVLPYGVRKRVALARALVAEPDLLLLDEPASGLSAAELVELSTLILSLRRHMAVVLVEHHMDLVMQVCDRVVVLNFGEVIAAGTPAEIQADPRVTEAYLGDPAEEAPRA
- a CDS encoding ABC transporter substrate-binding protein, encoding MPRRASSRRFAVLAVAALLLSGCSQLGGTKTGGGVEKPSIRVAILTTVDLATLWLAQEGGYFKAEGLEVQTDIGASGQDTLTRMVEGKDDLALSTYTLFFLAKSSGSADVKLVADATSASPRSNEVVTVPNSPVKTVNDLGGKRIAISSKNAASDVLTRSVMRDHGIDAAKVTWVPMPLPEMGAALAAGRVDAAYQPEPFLTQSARTAGAFPVIDAASGSTQSFPLTGYGATAQWARDHPKTLAAFQRAMANATRAAVDRARVEPLVVKNARVDQDIASLMVMPAFGSTLDARRIQRVPDLLQQLGVVQTKIDASSMIAPQASTG